In Fusarium oxysporum Fo47 chromosome XI, complete sequence, the following are encoded in one genomic region:
- a CDS encoding uncharacterized protein (expressed protein) has translation MLVRRVLYAFALCLIPAGGLAQTHELDRRAVDPLAGTSECARTCFTKTNDTEAFQGSQTDDLCQYKSLYHSVEVCVKHDCNFTEILDFKNRTSRACDWPITDRRQEIRISCLTIGILAMVFFTMRAISKIIGFVPYGHDDSLIIATLPFIIAFNIFCQVLTSKGLGLDIWFVEEDDIRTFLILIFASELSYATALALVKLSILTFFLRIFPDQKFRTIVRWTTIFILVMCPLYLALILAQRRPLDLFWNGWKNKNPQGVILSGNLIGITHGAWNVALDIWMMILPMTQLLKIGIKLKKKIGVIAMFGVGLL, from the exons ATGCTCGTACGTCGAGTATTATACGCGTTTGCATTATGCTTGATACCTGCTGGAGGTTTAGCCCAAACTCATGAGCTTGACAGACGCGCCGTCGATCCTTTAGCCGGAACATCCGAGTGTGCG AGGACATGTTTCACGAAGACGAACGACACAGAAGCTTTTCAAGGCAGCCAAACGGACGACCTATGCCAATATAAGTCACTTTATCATAGTGTAGAAGTATGCGTCAAACACGACTGTAATTTCACCGAGATCTTGG ACTTCAAGAACAGAACGTCCCGCGCATGCGACTGGCCGATCACCGACCGTCGTCAAGAAATTCGAATCAGCTGTTTGACAATAGGCATTTTGGCTATGGTCTTCTTTACCATGAGAGCCATCTCAAAGATAATTGGATTCGTGCCATATGGGCATGATGATAGTCTGATTATAGCAACTCTG CCATTTATTATCGCATTTAATATTTTCTGCCAAGTCC TCACTTCGAAGGGTCTCGGACTCGATATTTGGTtcgtggaagaagatgatattCGCACCTTTCTCATC CTGATTTTCGCTTCCGAACTATCGTACGCTACAGCTCTCGCCCTCGTGAAACTATCGATCctaaccttcttccttcgCATATTCCCTGATCAGAAATTCCGCACCATTGTTCGATGGACTACGATCTTTATTCTCGTCATGTGTCCCCTATATCTAGCACTCATCCTCGCTCAACGAAGGCCACTCGATCTGTTTTGGAATGGgtggaagaacaagaatccGCAAGGTGTTATCTTGAGTGGAAATCTCATAGGCATAACACATGGTGCATGGAACGTTGCTTTGGATATTTGGATGATGATTCTTCCAATGACGCAACTGCTGAAAATCGGGATCAAGCTGAAGAAAAAGATTGGGGTAATTGCCATGTTCGGAGTGGGCCTCTTGTAA